GAAGGGATCTGTGTTCAGTGGTGTGAAAATCATCACAAACTGTAATGGACAGTTGGAAGTGGAGCTTTCAGCTCTCTTGTTGCTGTCTCTGATGTGATTACTGGATCATGCTGCCTGCCTTTACAGACTGGATaaaagatgttaaaaatatCCTGGTCACATAAATGAAGTAGATGAACTTTTGTAATGGTTCTGTAATTGATGTTCTATTCTTGTTTCAAACTGATCATTTAATATTTACAAGCATATGGTtgtttttgggttgttttttttttttttttttgtgttgcaaTGCAAAATTCATACTGCACCCAAAATAATTGTCTAAGAAAACTGACGTGATCAAGCCATGATTAAACTTTACTTGTAACTCCAGTTTTCCAAGTCCTTATGGATGAATTTTAAGGATCTGGCAAGCTGTTAAGAAATGGAAAGATGGTGTTCGTGATCAGATCCAGCTCTCACTATTCTTGACAAGCAGTTTATGTTACAAGAAGAATGGCTTTTCACCAGTCTCCTGCATTTAAGCATGGAAATTAGCAAATGTTGCTTGTATAGTCATGAAGGGCAGCCAAAAGACAGTAGATGTGTTGCACTGTCACAGGtgaaaatctggatttttagTGGAGTATGTGGTAAACTCCGGTTAGGCTGGTCACAGCAATATTCTGTAAGGTCTCTGTTAACCAAACCTTACAGCAGGATACTGTAAGGAACTTAAAATGCCACTTTAAAAGGTGATCTTGGAGTCACTTGAGTCAGGAGTCACAGTCTTGTAAAACATTATTGTTTTCCTGCAGTGACAACAGGGAGGCAGTGGAAACAGATCTAAGCAGTAAAACTCTTATGTGTTAAACCATGAAGCATTAAAGTCTTACCAGTACTGAACTCGGAAATAAGGCTCCTGAAGATAATTAAAACATTGCTTAATGATTAAACAAAGTTCTTGCCAGTGGAAATCTGGTTTTAGCCAATGTCAGAAATCTTTAACTGTTTTTTCACCCTTTCATTGCTCAGGAACTTAGCACCTGCATATGACATCTAATACGAACTGTGAGACACTGTCAAGGTTTAAAGTCAGTTGAGTGTTTTTATGACAGCTTAGATTTACTGAAGCAATATGCAGTGTAGTGATGGTGTACCTGTGCTGCTGTTCAGTTGTCTAAGAACTAATTTGATTTGTTACCAATATTGGCTGTAAACTAAGCATAAGCTTTTCTGGCTATTTTTGTAGCTTATTGTTCTAAATAGCAATCAGTGCCTTGTTTGCTGGCTATTCTTGTTATGATTGCCTATTCTTATTCAGAGTAGGATTTCTAAAGCAATAaagtttaaaatgtaaattaccAGCTATACAGCATCCTGTAGCTTGGAAGCCAGAAGTGCTTTTTGTCCTGTTTCTGTATCTGTACAGAATGCATAGTAAGTCCTTGCTTTTTAGATACATATGTGTATATAATGGTCACAGATTGTGTGTTGATGCAAATCTCTTGTCAAACAGTCTTTAATCTGAAATACCGTCTTTGAAGTTAATCATTTGTAATTTCTTTGTTCATAGAGATGCTGTTGTTGCTGTGCTTCTGAAAGCTTTAACATTTACTAGTTGTGTACTTCACAGTCTTGACATTTactgcaagaagaaaattggTTTAATTCTTGTCATGCAAATGTTCACCCTCCTCTTTCTTAGAATGATCAGTCAACTGGAGATATCAAAGTCATTGGGGGAGATGACCTCTCAACCCTGACTGGAAAGGTGGgtacagctctgtgtgtgtctgtgtttgttgCACTGAAGGAGTGGTGGGAATTAATTCTGCTGAGATGTGTAAGGTGCAGCCCATGTCAGGAACACGGGTCCTCATGATAGGCAGTGACAAGAGGAGGAAATAGGAAAATATAAATTGGgaatctgcttttctccagtgATTCTGTGGAGATCATTGAGCCAGATGTCAGGGGTTAAAGCgccactgctcctgctctgtcagAACACattattttccccttctcctcacACATAGGGGATTTTTAAGACATGTGCCAATGTAAAGGATGTAGGTATGACAGAATTGTACATGTCTCTGCAGTAGGACCCTCTTCTCTAGAAGAACAGAAATTGTATGGACTCTGCTTTGATCTCTTTTGCGTATGTCTAAAATTTTCAAAGTCAGAATAATTCAAAGACTGTACTTAACACGAGCTATTGAGAAGAATCTCAGCTAATTGTTATTAGAGCATCAGAAATGTTAAACTACAAAGCAGTTGCTGTTACACATGTAAACATACATAAATGGTGGTGCAAGTATTTAGGTGCACTGGAAATGAGTTTGAAGATTAATAAGAAATTGTATGTTGTCTAGATACtaatggatttatttttctttttcttcctaacAGAATGTTTTGATCGTAGAAGTAAGTATTATGTTTCACTTGGAAGTTCTAATGTGTGACAGGTAAAAGAGTTCTAATAGAAGTTGTTCCTAAGCCAGAAAACCTACAGTTTGTGGTTTCAAGGTTTCCAGCTTCTGATTTCAGGACTGAATTTTGCAAGTGGTCTCTGAATTTGAACTAAGCTGTGTTTTGAATTCTCAAATTGCATTCAATTGCTGTATTTAACCAGGAAAGCATCCATCTAAAAtggtttgtattttctttcagttttctgagATTTTGTCAATTCTAAAAtgtctcattttttcctttttttttttttttttttaagtagcctgaaaaaaaagtgataCTAAGCGTGTTATTGTTCTGGGTTCATCCCAGCAAGTTAGGAAACTAAACTGCAGAGGTAGAAAGAGATTCCTGGTGTGAGTATcctaaaatacatgaaaaacagATCTAAGCTCAGTGTCCCTATGTGGAGTTTGTGTAGAGAATAGTGGCACAGAGAATGCTAATTCTTAATTGGCATTTTGCAATTGCTGAATTCCCATTCCTCTGTCTTGTCATGGTTCTCTGGGTGATACCAGGTTCAGTACAGCTCAGTTTGATTGCCTGGTAGGTGCTGTTGCTTAGTTCCTGCTTTCATACCTCTGTCTTGATGAACACCATTGCTAATGTGCAGCCAATGTCACTTTCCTTGAGTACAATTGACAATTTCAGGGTAGGGAGGAAGCAGCAGTAGACAGGAAAAGCGGATGTGCAATCTAATGATGTGTTAAGGCTCCAAATATGGAAATGGCATGTTTGTAAGCAAAGAAACAACTATGGCAACTGATGCATTAGCCAGAGGAAAGGATGTTTCCTCCCATAAAATGTGTTTCTAtgtattatttttctaatttgagAAGGTTATATTATTCCACAGGAAGCACATGCGGTTCCAAAACTCTTACCAAAATAGTATGTACACAGCAGTCATTGTGTGATCAGTGGTGTCCTTTGAAGTATATTTTCCTTCAGATAGACAGATGTGTTTAATTATGTATCTGCTCCATTTCAGATGAATGTAATCCCCAGATTAGGTTAGTTTCTGAATTGTTTAGTGAATCATCTGTCCATTGACTCATCTTACAGAGTCAGATATGAACATTTACTGGTCACCATTTTAACCGTCAAATGGTAAAATGCACATCTATTGTAAATTTAATGTCTCAAGTTCTAGGCTTTACTGAATCCCTTTAATGTCCATAAAAATTCTGTACAAAATGGAAATTCATCTCCAATTAAACACCTCATCACACAACAGAAAATCAGTAATAGGTTCTGGTTTTCTCTTAGAGCATGGAAGTAGCTGTTTATTTACCAACTTTGATTTTTATCTATATACCTGTACATCTTCAACTTCTCTGGAGTTTAATGTTTAAAAGCGTTGAGTGTTAATGGTAATGCTGACAGGTGCTCTGTTGAGTTtgttgtttgatttttattttaattaggaGTCATGGGAACATCAGCTGAAACCAGGatattgctgctgctttgctgtctgCTTCCTTCACTTCAAAAAGATTTGATTTTAGGCCAGGGCAAGGACTGTCCCTCTTAAAGATGATGTGATTGTTTAGTCCAAATGAGGCCATTTTTGATGCTTCAGTTTCAAGCCAtatattctctttttattttctgtttatatgTGCAGTGAATAGAATTAAAATGCTGtgtcaaaatttattttagtgTGTTTTAGACTTCAGAACTGCATTTAGACTTCCCTGTGCAATTTCTTCAGGTATTTCTTGGCTCTGTGAAGTAAATTGTACTCCTTTCCCTTTAACTGCAGTAATGAGTTGTTCTGCCTGTTTTCccttcttgcttttcttcctgtagAATACTCTGTAACTGAGCTCAACAGCAAGACTAACATTACTCTTATCATACTCAAATTAAACATTATCTCATTGCTGCAAGGAGCACAATAGCCAGAAGGAGCCAAGCAGGTCATTGCAGTAACTGCTTGGTCAGCAACTGCTTCCAAAGCCATGGTTATCCACAACAATTAAGCACTCTTGTTAATGTGTGTGATCACTTTACCCAGTGTGGTTGTGTAagcccagctctgtgttttTGCCACCTGGATTTGGTTGTGAGCATTTTTACAGGCTGTAGTTTGCCATATTTTCATGCTGCTGTGGATGAGTAATTTCAGTGGTTGAACTTGAAAGTGCTGCTCTGACATGGTTAATATTCTGTCTTACAtgagtgtttttattttcaggataTAATTGATACTGgtaaaacaatgaaaacattGCTGTCTCTGCTTAAACAGTACAATCCAAAGATGGTGAAAGTAGCCAGGTAAATTTTTGATTATTATTTGTGCTGGTTTTCACCTTAAGAAGGttaaaaaaacctcccaaaccaacaagtaaaaacaaacagaacacaTTTCCATGGAAGAGAAACAGGAGGGAATATTTCTGCAGGAGTCATATGTGATGTGATCTGTTGAAGTCAATACTTGTTTAAACTCCTAAAGCACTTTTGCATATTGTAAGCACATATATATGGTAAGGATATTGGAAACTGTTCTTTCCAGTCTTATTGCTGGAAAAATTCCTGTACTTCAGAAGGGCATAACTTGTGCATGCCTGGAACACCTCTTGCCAGCCATATTATGGTAAGGTTTGGGGGCTTTTGCCACTGAAGTCCAAGTTCAGAAGTATCTAGAAGAATTGAAATCTTTTGGTCTTAAAAGAAATAACATCTCAAGTTAATAGAGGTATTTTCAGCACAAATTTAGTGCATAAATGTAGACTTTAATTAGAAAGGAGAATACGAAAAATGAGTGGTTGTCACTTAGCTGTATGTAGTATCTCTCCAAAGATGTTTGTTTCTGCTGGCACTGTCTGCAACTTCACTATACTGCAGTGGTGTACCTGTGCAATggagattttctatttttccttctttaattgTGGACTTTAATTAGTTTGCACACTAACATGAGTGAGTGTGTAGTGTGCATAGTGCCAGCTGAGCTTTAGAGGTCATTCTGTGAGAGTCACCCAGCCATATGCTCTTCCAGGCTTTTCTGCTTAGTTACACCTTTAATCAAttcatttcaaaacatttcataATTAAATAACTTGCAACCAACAAGAAATATTGAGGATGATATTGTGTTATTAACCAATATCAACATTCCTCCTACTTCTTTTTAAATTGCATCTGTTGCACTGCTATGCTGTGgttgtgtattttttaataaaagcataATGATTGCTGGGGATTAGAGAtaaagcagagctgggtgtaATATCTAATCACTTGTGTTGCCATAACAATGTCAAAGCAGTTGTTAGACTtaccagagcagctcttcttgCTGATAATCTGGAGGTGACCTGCTGAAGGTGAGGCCGTTGTGGATTTCTTCCTGGCCAGTTTTTAAATATGTGTCACTGAAAAATGTTGTAACACTACAGTGTAAATCTTaagtataataaatataataaaatataatagatatcaatataattaaataaatataataaatacaatttttatatataatatttgcAAAGACcaatttcctgtattttaaaCCTGTGGAAGTAATTTGGGTCTGCCCAGGGAAAGACCTGACTAGGGAAACATGATCATTCTAGGTAATCTTATATGTTCTTACTCGCTTGACTTCTCTCTCTTAtatatcttttcttctttgttaattttttggttgttgttttgttgttgcagTTGTTGattgggttggggtttttgagctttttgtttggtttgggttttttttttttttaggtttctatttattttccttcagacGATTGAGTAGTTGCAGTAGGGAGATACGAACTAATGCCAGCActattttggggtttctttgaTCAAATTCTACACCAATTCTCAAAAATTAGGTTTCTCAATTAGAAGTTCCAGAAACTAAAATCGAATCTGTGACTGTGGCAAATGAAGCCACATCTTCAGGGGTGATCCAGGAGGGAAGGGGGTCTGTGCTTAGTGTGCGGAGTTATGCTGGTCCTGTTTGCATTCAGCCAACAACCACCTTTTCCTCAGACAGACAAATGTCAGGTCTGTGGGATTGTCTTACAAGAGGTAGAGGTGCTCTGCTGAATAATGAGCAAATCAAACCAAGTTAGCAGGGCATTTCTCTCTACCACAGTACCCCCCAGCTCTGTATCTCCATGCTTTTTATCCTTCTGACCATTAATTCTGATCATCAGAATCAATTACATTTACTTTATGGGGGTAACTAGTACTTCCAGTGAAAAGCAGTTAAGGACAAGTTGTGCAGTTGAGGTCACATTCAAGCAGCTAAACTTTTCCTTCATAAAACTTGGGcttttgttgggctttttttcttggGCCACATCCCAGATTGTTGAATCTTTACCTACAAGGTAAATTGCACCTGAAGTTCCCAACGTACATAAAATCCCACTAAGTGACTTTTCACAGTGAAAATCCATCCAGATCAGtgtctcccagccttttccttgCAGACCTGTTAGTCAGGAAGTTTTGATTTTGTCATTATGATCTTTTGTACCTGCAATAAAGTAATGGTTTGAAATATGTGTAATTAGGCTGTCAGTTATGCACACTTAGGCTTAACTCAGCTTCTTTGTCATCAAAACAGTGTCATATATTTGTACATAGTGCTTTTCCATGTTTCAGCTgtagattaattttatttgacaGTTTGCTGGTGAAAAGAACTCCTCGAAGTGTGGGATACCGGCCGGACTGTAAGTGACTTTTGACAACCacttttcattattaaaagTGTGTCTGTGTATTGTGTACCTTTTGCTCAAAGTCCAAGGATGTTCCAAATAGGTTTTGGAATTATTCTTGATAAAGTTTGCTCTTATTTagataattaaatatttgaaatgtaCTTTGAGACAGTTAATTAGGATTTGTAACATTTGCAACATTTTATTATATTGAAAACCAAACTTTGATATTTTGGTCTAGGTTACACCTTTGTCATGTGCAAATTCTCTCAACTTGCATGTAGTCAAATGCTTCAGTCAGTGGAATCTGCTGGATTCACCTTTTGACACTTTTGGGAGTGATTTGTGTGCCTTGGCCTAGCTACCTCCTGCCACTTGGCTGTCCCCCAGAATGTGGGGGGGACTACATGGGGTAGCAGGTCTGAAAAAAGTTTAGTGTTAAAATATCTAAATTGGCACTGGTTATGTCTGGGCATCTGAATTACTCCCTTCTTGTCTTCTCCTGTCTATCCCAAGTTTGTGAGTGAAGGAACAGCATCCACAGCAGACAGTGGTGGGAGtgacagctcctcctgccttgtgcagggctgtgtgtttTAACCATGTTCCAGAGGCTAAGTTCCTCTTCCATTCATTATGGAAGTGAAGAGAATTGAGCAGCAGAATcacatcctcttcctcctcctttgcaAGGTTGTACAGTGCTCTGTAAGTGAAGCTTTTCCATGCCTCAAGGCTTCATTGAGGTGTTCCCCTCATTCAAGGACGCCCCTCATTCCTGGGATCTCATTAGAGGCTTAGCTGGGCTAATGGTGCCTTTGGAGCATCTTGCAGCAGATGACTTGTTTTGCCATCTGTCCCCAGAGACAACCTGTCAGAGCAGGACATGTGAGTTCTGAAGGAGACAGCAAGGCAGAAGTGGCTGGGCCTCCGTTTTATCCCTGTTTTGTGAGGCCCAGTAAGTGTTAATCATCACCTTTGTTTTTCTAAAAGTACCCACAGCCTTTTATTTGAATTGCACAGTTTATCTCCCTGCTTTCCTCATTGTAgccagggagagaaaaagacaCAGCTTTCCTGCTCAGGAGTCTTTCATTTTAGCATGAGGGGGAAAAGCCCTTTGGAAATGTTATATTTTTgataattacaatttttttttgtaattttatagCGTGTGTAGACAGGATGGACTAGTCCTGCCTGACAAAGTGTCCTGCTAGAGTTCAGACAATCTGGAATGGCTGATATCCTCTTTTTAGGCAGACTTTTTCTGAGATAAAAATCACaaccaaacacaaaacccaGCAACAAACCAAAGCCAAAAGCAAACCCAAAGCAACCAACCCACACCTGTTTTTGAAACCTGCAAATGacccttcctgcagccctgtctGGAGTGCAGCTCCAGTGCTGTGAGGGGCACTTGTTTTGTGCTCACAaatccactgctgctgcactggcacATCGGGCATCTAGGAAGTGCCAGGAAGGATTGGCACTTCTGCACATATTTGCAAAGTCAGAGGacatttttaaggaattttacATTCTCATAATAATATCCTGTCAGGAAATTTAAGAGGTTCCATTAATTTCTTGCAGACTAGCACCAGGCAGCTGTGTGGGAACCAATAAATACAtctatttaatttcctttagtTGATAAATCAACAAAGTAAGTTAAAATTGTAAAATGGCTGAAATATTGATCTGAGGGTACTAGagtggaagaaataaaattacttgCATCTATATCTATAAAATTCCATATTGTCTTTGTAAAAAGATCTGGTGAACTCTAGGGGGTTCTTTTTCTAACACTCTGGTGACTTATGGTCTTTTTCAGTTGTTGGATTTGAAGTGCCAGACAAATTTGTTGTGGGATACGCCCTAGATTACAATGAATACTTCAGAGATTTGAACGTAAGTAATTTTTCCCGTATGTTTTTCTCCATTGAAaactggggaggaggaaggaagggaaatcTCCTTACATCATTCTCCCTGCTCTTTAAATCATGCCTCATGTTCCAGTGATGAGAACGagcctgagagcagcagggtaGTGTTTGGAGCTctgataaaacaaaaaaaataattttgctgcaTGCAGAGTGGAGGCAGCACAACTGTCAGCTTTGAAATAATGTGAAGTTTGTGTGGAGTTTCTTGTCTCACCAGATGTCTGCAACAAATAAGTGCATTTGCTTAGTTATGTCAGAGTTAAAGAAGAGAGACCTGTGAAGAAGTTAAGAAGGGcttacattttattatttttatcattaacTCTTCATCTGGGTCTCAGCAGACCCAGCAGACACTGGGTGGGACAATtaggagaggagaaaagaaggcaaTGTGGAGATTTTTGGAACAGAAAAAGGCCCAAGTTTTTCTGCATAAACAGTGCCAGAAGATTCTTCCTCCTGAAGTGTGTACAGCACACTTGTGTTGCTTTCAGAAGCTTGTTATTGATGTCAAACCTTGGTCTCTTAGGTCACTTTCCTAACaagagctttttattttattttgtttcagcatATCTGTGTGATCAGCGAGACGGGGAAGCAGAAGTACAAAGCATGAAAGCAGAGTTCAAGTGACAACAGAgctttgaaatgttttgtttaCTGAGTCCTATCTTTCACAGGCTTCAGCTCTGGTACACCAGCTACACTTGTAGAATGCCCCAGCCCCATTGCCATATGCTCACTGTAATTTATTGCATGTACAATATAAGAGCTCGTCTTGTTCATTTATATGTTAGAAATGTAAACAATTAGTGCAGTTCTGCACTCCTGATTTTGATTTGCACTATGACACTACCGACTATCGCTGCCCCTGGTTGGGTCGTGCTGTTTGTGAGCTCCAGAGTCTAACTCTTGCAGTGGTAAATTGCTTAAACCTCATCAACCCAGAACTGAAATAGTTCAAGTACTGTAAATGTAAAGCATTTTATGATAGGGAAGTCTAttagtaatatttttaaaatctgtaatttaagttttatattttaatgcaCAGATGTGATTGTGATTAATGGATAGTTGCACCTTTGGGTGGTAATAAAGCACGAGGAGCAGCCAGTTACAGTATCTGTAATCTCCGAGGAGCTCATCCAGATCTCCTGGAGTTGCCTTACTGCTGTAAAGGAAGTCTGGGTGAAAagtatgtttttccttttttcttttttttttacagatggAATGACAAAACAGAATGTTTAAAATCTAGTTTTAGTTGAGCTGCCTATTtctgttagattttttttctttaaaaatatccatCAGTCTGTGGAATTgccttttaaatttaaacaattttaatatatttgtgggggaaaaaaaagaagtatggTAATGTTTACTTTATAAGATCTACAAAGCAAAGTACTTTAAATAAAGGCTGTCTCTTTAAAATAAGCCCCACACATCTCTTCCACTCATTCTGTATATTAAAGTGCTCTTGAAATTTTCTTCTCAATATTTTCATAAGTGCTTGTGACAGTGAAGGCAGATTCTACATTTGTTACCTTTGTAGAGCTTTTGGTTAATGTAATCCTGTCTAAGAGGGAGGTGATAAAAGTGCTGTGGGAAGATACTGAAACAATTGCATATTCTCCAACCAAACCAAATTCCAGAGAGAACAGTCCTTTGTTCTGTCTTGGCAAAAATGAAGAGTGGAGGTTATATGTCCATTAAATTTATCCAtgtgggaaaaaacccacaaaaacccagAACCATTTTGTAAGTAAtccttttggtttgtttcattAGCACTCCTGTTCATGTGGAGTCCAGTTCTGAACACGGCAGCCCAGCTCACacctgtgtttgtgctgtgcttTTTGGTTCTTGTTCTTCTGCATGTGGATTCTCCCACCACATCCTCAGATTTAATGCTGCTCAGTGCCTAATACACCATGGAGTTTTTGAAATATTCtgttttgaaagatttttctctggttttgaaGTTTGAGTCTGTACTTTTCCAAGAACTGCACACTACTGCCCATCCATAGCCTGCTCAGTTACAGCTGAcctaatattaataatattaatagcAGACCTAAAATACCAATTCACACAATGTAATTCACATCAAATGACCACATTTCTGGGAGATCTATTTGTAAATCAGAATTCTCTTTAACAAATATTAGAACACTGATCAAAATTATACTGTAGGTTATTCTTTCAAAGAGCTTTTGTTCCATTGCACTACAAAGTCTGATTGCATTTCTGGATTTGTCCTAAATCACCTTTGTGTATCTGCCTGTTCAAGAACCTGTGACTTGTTGCAAAAATATGCAGAACATCTCCAAGAAGAGGAAATAATGAGTCTCCTGAAAGGTTTTCCAGGCATGGTTAAGACAATTACTGACACGATGTGATTTGGGAAAGAGAGGACGGGTTGGGTTAGTCATACAAGGGGTTTATCTTTCCAACTGtagctggagcagggaattcctgctgggtctgctggggacaggggttaGAATTGCATGGActgtgtgggcacagcaggggttTGGGAAGATGCTGTTGAGCCACGCTGGCCCCAGGAGTGGTGCTACAGCAGCACAGGTCTGCCTTCTACCACACCACCCGTGTCTGATGGAAAAGGTTTATACTTCAAATCTCACTGAATGTTCCCacatttcagctgctgtggaaCAGACACTGAGGTTTTTTCACTTCACATAGGTGCTTGTCAGGTCAAGTTCATCACACAGAGAGATTCCTTATTCAAAAGCTTTTGTTGGTCTGAAAATTGTTCAGATGAAAGGTTACCCCCACCCTCACCCTTGCTGGAATAGTTCTATCTACTgcagcctttcacagctgctgttTGTGCACAACAGGAAGATAAATCCTCACTTGAAAAATGTTGAAACTGCAATTGTGACTTTTTGTTTGGTAATTTTGGTTGAAAGACTGGGGGTTTAGTCACATCTTTGCAAGTTAAACAGCTTTATACGACCCAGACATATATTAAAGCATTATGAAAGCACAGAGGAGTGTCTTGTATTTGAACATTTATGTGCCATTTGAAATTCATTATAGTTCCATATTTTATGAATCACAAATGTattctggaaaaataatttcgAATATTTATAGGCTTTGCTACACTGTCTCTCCCTGTGACATCTGGCATTTCTGTACATTTTGGTAGCTGAGACACAAAATGTGATGAAAAGTCTCTCTGTGAACTGAGCTGGCacttggggctttttttttgacATCCTGGTTATGAAAATTGAGTTAAATAAGGATCTTTGAGCTGCCTTGTAATCGTATATCCTGACTGATTAAATGGTGGTGTTTCATTGTGTCTTATGCTGCAACAGTCCTGTCAAGCACGCACTAATCCAGCAGTGAGGAGCTGACAGTCCTCACAAGGAGCAGGTCATTAAAGgactgcctgccctgcccaagTGCCTTTAATTCCTGTGCAGGTTGCACCTTGCAAGATCAGATCTCCACTCTTGGCAAGCACCTTTATTAGCTGAGACAACACTCTGgtctggtttttcttttttttttttttttttttttttagttgttatAGTATTTAATTACCCAAGCAGATGTAGCTTGTTGAATACTCAGATGGGGAAAACACTTCCCAGCTCTGTAAAGGTGCCAGTACCCAGTAGGCTCATGGTACTGCAGGCACCACGGTGAAGAGGGTAGGGCTCGAAAAGCACAAAGATTCAGCACAATCTAAGAACTGGCTGTGAGGATTTTCATCCTTAGAGAAGCTGAGAGAGGGATCCTGCTGGTAGGTGATGAAAGGCTGGTGCAGGGTGTGTGTTGGGGACACATTTGAGTGGCTGCAAATGCCCTTCTGTgtgtgagctctgctccaggaaaCACCAAGTGATGATTTGAAACTTCATCTTGGAAGGTGGAAATCCTTGTGGAACCAGGTAGGAGACAGACCAGTGAGGGTGAGTAAATCAAGGTGCACTAAGAGGCTGGTGTTTATCTAACAATCATTATTTGTGGCATCTTTATTTTGTCCCCACTGTGAGCAGAAAGGGAACCCTCGTGTGTCTCCTGCATATCTCCAGGTGAGCTGTAGCAAATCATGGTTCCTGTAAGATCCAGCTTTGGGCATCAGGGGTGTGAGAGGGGATTCCTAGACAGTCTGTGCCCTCTCACAAGTCGTGattccccaccccagcccttcACAATCAGGAAAATACCCCACTAGGTACTGTCTGTCTGTATGAATAAGGAATCAGCTatttccagccccagctctcttACGTGGTTTCTTGGGTAGCTGATCCGTGCCCGATTTACAGCCCTGAAATCTCAGCAGCACCGGCGGGAATGCTACAGGATGGTTTTTGAAGAGACTTAGGCAAAACGTAGTTCTCCCACGATATTCTGCAAT
This sequence is a window from Haemorhous mexicanus isolate bHaeMex1 chromosome 14, bHaeMex1.pri, whole genome shotgun sequence. Protein-coding genes within it:
- the HPRT1 gene encoding hypoxanthine-guanine phosphoribosyltransferase, with translation MATPSPCIVIGDDEQGYDLDLFCIPKHYADDLEKVYIPHGLIMDRTERLAREIMKGMGGHHIVALCVLKGGYKFFADLLDYIKALNRNSDKSIPMTVDFIRLKSYCNDQSTGDIKVIGGDDLSTLTGKNVLIVEDIIDTGKTMKTLLSLLKQYNPKMVKVASLLVKRTPRSVGYRPDFVGFEVPDKFVVGYALDYNEYFRDLNHICVISETGKQKYKA